From Catharus ustulatus isolate bCatUst1 chromosome 24, bCatUst1.pri.v2, whole genome shotgun sequence, the proteins below share one genomic window:
- the LOC117006814 gene encoding uncharacterized protein LOC117006814: MQEKLDQSLAKEVGILECVGGPQNLLGKGEEPQNPRIQFQPQEQTLARILSRAVDRKRKDQEFQRGWDGKFQRGWEGKFQRGWEGKFQRRWEILEGMGNSRGDGMGNSRDGKFQRGWDGKFQRGWKGKFQRGWEITEVGNSRGDGMGNSREDDRENSRGDGMGNSREDDRENSRGDGMGNSKEDGMRNSRGDGKFKALLMESRRVGNSLGILSFLGISGDPGMIPEAPTLEPRQGHHPQIPTKPGQNSRGASQFGMGQHLRDPRRTTAPHCSQEIGKKERTQKFRWGAPEMLQDTGTGNSLPWKREGIKVTIPGWV, translated from the exons atgcaggaaaagctggatcAGAGCTTGGCTAAGGAAGTAGGAATTCTGGAATGtgtggggggaccccaaaatctgctggggaagggtgaggagccccaaaatccaaggatacaattccagccccaggaaCAGACCCTGGCGAGGATTCTGAGCAGGGCAGTGGACAGGAAGAGAAAAGATCAGGAATTccagaggggatgggatgggaaattccagaggggatgggagggaaaatttcagaggggatgggagggaaaattccagagaaGATGGGAAATTCTAGAG GGGATGGGAAATTCtagaggggatgggatgggaaattccagagatgggaaattccagaggggatgggatgggaaattcCAGAGAGGATGGAAGGGAAAATTCCAGAGGGGATGGGAAATTACAGAGGTGGGAAATTCCAGAG gggatgggatgggaaattcCAGAGAGGATGACAGGGAAAATTccagaggggatgggatgggaaattcCAGAGAGGATGACAGGGAAAATTccagaggggatgggatgggaaattcCAAAGAGGATGGGATGAGAAATTCCAGAGGGGATGGGAAATTCAAGGCTCTGCtgatggagagcaggagggtTGGGAACTCCCTTGGGATTCTCAGTTTCCTCGGAATCTCGGGAGATCCCGGGATGATCCCTGAGGCACCGACCctggagcccaggcagggacatcacccccaaatcccaacaaaacCCGGCCAGAATTCCAGAGGTGcctcccagtttgggatggggcagcaccTCAGGGATCCAAGGAGAACCACGGCCCCTCACTGCAGCCAGGAAATCGGGAAAAAGGAGAGGACACAAAAATTCCGCTGGGGAGCCCCAGAGATGCTCCAGGACACGGGCACAGGGAATTCTCTTCCGTGGAAACGCGAGGGGATCaaagtcaccatccctggatgggTTTGA